In Gordonia phthalatica, one genomic interval encodes:
- a CDS encoding FAD-dependent oxidoreductase: MTHVITRACCNDASCVTVCPVNCIHPTPDEADFLTAEMLYIDPETCIDCGACIDECPVSAIYPDDQLPEQEEPFLQINADYYKDHDVEGGLVRHPRAPQLPSDELRVAIVGAGPAAMYAAQELVKKAQIQVDVYDRLPTPYGLVRAGVAPDHEQTKGVEGHFALVEKKRNFTYHLGVEVGTHITHDELRERYGAVLYAVGAANDRHLGIPGEELPGSIAATEFVAWYNGHPEYADRAFDLSGETAVVIGNGNVAIDVARILVTDPEELAKTEIADHALDVLRASNIREVIIVGRRGIEHGAFTNAEFVSLVDVAGVDVVIDEAELTLSPEAAAAEADGTLNSVTATKVRLAREYAAAAPTEGNRRIVFRFLTSPTEVIGDGAAAGIKTVRNRYVGDGRIEPTDETSEIAAGLVVRSIGYRSLPIKDLPFDDERSVVPNDESRVLDGPGGAPLPGVFVAGWIKRGPTGGIGRNRLCGEQAAAAILADFAGGVLATPTADSSDVPDLVTGRGAERVDLDGWKRIDAAERDAGSTAGRPRIKFTKIEQLQMMARQSDVVGGA; this comes from the coding sequence ATGACGCATGTAATCACGCGCGCTTGCTGCAATGACGCCTCCTGCGTCACCGTCTGTCCGGTCAACTGCATTCACCCGACCCCCGACGAAGCGGATTTCCTCACGGCCGAGATGCTCTACATCGATCCGGAGACCTGCATCGACTGCGGGGCCTGCATCGATGAGTGCCCCGTCAGCGCCATCTACCCCGACGATCAGCTGCCGGAGCAGGAGGAGCCCTTCCTCCAGATCAACGCCGACTACTACAAGGACCACGACGTCGAGGGCGGCCTCGTCCGGCACCCGCGGGCACCGCAGCTGCCGTCCGACGAGTTGCGCGTCGCGATCGTCGGCGCAGGCCCGGCCGCGATGTACGCCGCGCAGGAACTGGTCAAGAAGGCGCAGATCCAGGTGGACGTCTACGACCGCCTGCCCACCCCGTACGGTCTGGTGCGCGCGGGCGTCGCCCCCGATCACGAGCAGACCAAGGGCGTCGAAGGGCACTTCGCGCTGGTGGAGAAGAAGCGGAACTTCACCTATCACCTGGGCGTCGAAGTCGGAACGCACATCACGCACGACGAACTCCGGGAACGCTACGGCGCCGTGCTGTACGCCGTCGGCGCCGCTAACGACCGCCACCTCGGCATCCCCGGCGAGGAACTCCCCGGGTCCATCGCCGCCACCGAGTTCGTCGCCTGGTACAACGGCCACCCCGAGTACGCAGACCGGGCCTTCGACCTCTCCGGCGAGACGGCCGTCGTGATCGGCAACGGCAACGTGGCCATCGACGTCGCCCGCATCCTCGTCACCGACCCGGAGGAGTTGGCGAAGACCGAGATCGCCGACCACGCCCTCGACGTGCTGCGCGCATCGAACATCCGAGAGGTGATCATCGTCGGTCGCCGCGGCATCGAGCACGGCGCGTTCACCAACGCCGAGTTCGTGTCGCTCGTGGACGTCGCCGGCGTCGACGTCGTCATCGACGAGGCCGAACTGACCCTGTCTCCCGAGGCGGCCGCCGCTGAGGCCGACGGCACCCTGAACTCGGTGACCGCCACCAAGGTCCGGCTCGCTCGCGAGTACGCGGCCGCTGCGCCGACCGAGGGCAACCGCCGCATCGTCTTCCGCTTCCTCACCTCGCCGACTGAGGTGATCGGCGACGGCGCCGCGGCCGGTATCAAGACCGTCCGGAACCGGTACGTCGGCGACGGCCGGATCGAGCCCACCGACGAGACCTCGGAGATCGCCGCCGGGCTCGTCGTCCGCTCCATCGGCTACCGCAGCCTGCCCATCAAGGACCTGCCGTTCGACGACGAGCGCTCAGTGGTGCCCAACGACGAGAGTCGCGTCCTCGACGGTCCCGGCGGCGCCCCGCTGCCCGGCGTCTTCGTCGCCGGCTGGATCAAGCGCGGTCCCACCGGCGGCATCGGCCGGAACCGGCTCTGCGGTGAGCAGGCCGCGGCGGCGATCCTCGCGGATTTCGCCGGCGGAGTGCTGGCGACACCGACCGCGGACTCGAGTGATGTGCCCGACCTGGTCACGGGGCGTGGTGCCGAGCGCGTGGACCTCGACGGCTGGAAGCGGATCGACGCCGCCGAGCGGGACGCCGGGTCGACCGCCGGCCGCCCGCGCATCAAGTTCACCAAGATCGAGCAGCTGCAGATGATGGCGCGCCAGTCCGACGTCGTCGGCGGCGCATAG
- a CDS encoding OsmC family protein produces the protein MTTTELISIPDTDGKFNAIASATADAVAAKASNAEVVFSASAVAGEGVSSEIALRSFRVSVDEPPTLGGNDTAANPVEYYLAALLSCQVVTYRFWAERLGIVVDDLKLSAEGDLDVRGFFGLDADVRPGFTAVRVAVEISGPASDDDYRRLQEVVEQHCPVQDLTANPTPVTTELRVTR, from the coding sequence ATGACGACAACAGAGCTCATCAGCATCCCGGACACCGACGGCAAGTTCAACGCGATCGCCTCCGCCACGGCCGACGCGGTCGCCGCCAAGGCGAGCAACGCCGAGGTGGTCTTCAGCGCATCGGCCGTCGCCGGCGAGGGCGTGTCGAGCGAGATCGCCCTTCGCTCGTTCCGCGTCTCCGTCGACGAACCCCCGACCCTCGGCGGCAACGACACCGCAGCCAACCCGGTCGAGTACTACCTCGCCGCACTGCTCTCCTGCCAGGTGGTGACCTACCGGTTCTGGGCGGAACGGCTCGGCATCGTCGTCGACGACCTCAAGCTCTCCGCCGAAGGCGACCTGGACGTGCGCGGCTTCTTCGGGCTTGACGCCGATGTCCGTCCCGGATTCACTGCGGTTCGAGTCGCCGTCGAGATCAGCGGACCCGCCTCCGACGACGACTACCGCCGCCTGCAGGAGGTCGTCGAACAGCACTGCCCGGTGCAGGACCTGACGGCGAATCCGACGCCCGTCACCACTGAGCTGCGCGTCACACGTTGA
- a CDS encoding DMT family transporter, translating to MHTWAPILLAIGAAVLIAVGTVLRQRASAASGAITAGWSLGAMIALSGFLLQASALGLGSILVVQPLVVLAVLFALPLEAWIDKRRLRRNEWMWGLVLVACVAGFLILARPVSTDRRPNMLVMAITVGTLVVGLVAIVVNAERCRSAHFRALSYGIAAGALFGVSALLIKAVALRVLDDPMSVFGHFEVYLLVVVVILAIVAQQRGFGAGDLQTSFPAMNVMEPAVAMVLGIALLGENVYVGAPSAVTLVVVGIIAGTAVVRLAQEAANPANATARIREEPVPMGPPS from the coding sequence ATGCATACCTGGGCTCCGATACTGCTGGCGATTGGCGCCGCCGTCCTGATTGCCGTCGGAACCGTCCTGCGGCAGCGGGCGTCGGCGGCCAGCGGTGCGATCACCGCCGGGTGGAGCCTGGGCGCGATGATCGCGCTCAGCGGATTCCTGCTGCAGGCGTCGGCACTGGGACTCGGTTCGATTCTGGTGGTGCAGCCGCTGGTGGTGCTGGCGGTCCTCTTCGCGTTGCCGTTGGAGGCGTGGATCGACAAACGACGCCTCCGCCGCAACGAATGGATGTGGGGGCTGGTCCTGGTGGCGTGCGTGGCCGGCTTCCTGATCCTCGCCCGACCGGTCTCGACCGATCGTCGGCCCAACATGCTGGTCATGGCGATCACCGTCGGCACCCTGGTCGTCGGTCTGGTCGCGATCGTCGTGAACGCCGAACGCTGCCGGAGCGCGCACTTCCGTGCTCTCAGTTACGGCATCGCGGCCGGCGCGCTGTTCGGAGTGTCGGCGCTGCTGATCAAAGCGGTGGCGCTGCGCGTGCTCGACGACCCGATGTCGGTGTTCGGGCACTTCGAGGTGTACCTGCTGGTGGTCGTGGTGATCCTCGCGATCGTCGCGCAGCAGCGAGGGTTCGGCGCAGGCGACCTGCAGACCTCGTTCCCGGCGATGAACGTGATGGAGCCCGCCGTCGCCATGGTGCTGGGCATCGCCCTGCTCGGCGAGAACGTCTACGTCGGCGCGCCCTCGGCGGTGACGCTGGTGGTCGTCGGGATCATCGCGGGCACCGCGGTGGTCCGACTGGCACAGGAGGCGGCCAACCCCGCCAACGCGACGGCCCGGATCCGCGAGGAACCGGTTCCGATGGGCCCGCCGTCCTGA
- a CDS encoding DUF3558 family protein, with protein MATRIDSWIWSIRLTKTRSAAGAACRAGHVRLNDATAKPAATLAVGDRVSLRVGGRERIVEVVKLINKRVSAPAAAECFIDHSPPPPSREVIASIPRRDRGAGRPTKRERRQLDQFRSGAMVIALAALAAGLLVGCSSSDDGGDSAATETPKAGTGPQFDRCGGLTTDGVIEMSGMPGLQLVIDNTSTCEWRAGAERNGSVSFNWYRGSPIGRERGTEQLQRDRSQDYSVAGKPGFIAHSAGICETGIAWDADFIEISLASPIAPGQGATIPVDRLCDSAKRITEKVVNGAPS; from the coding sequence ATGGCGACCCGCATCGACAGTTGGATCTGGTCGATCCGACTGACCAAGACACGATCGGCGGCCGGTGCGGCGTGCCGGGCCGGTCACGTGCGGCTCAACGACGCGACCGCCAAACCCGCGGCGACGCTCGCCGTCGGCGATCGGGTGAGCCTGCGCGTCGGTGGCCGCGAACGCATCGTCGAGGTGGTCAAGCTCATCAACAAACGCGTCTCGGCACCCGCCGCGGCCGAGTGCTTCATCGACCACAGTCCGCCGCCGCCGTCGCGCGAGGTGATCGCCAGCATCCCGCGTCGTGACCGGGGTGCGGGCCGACCGACCAAGCGCGAACGTCGGCAACTGGACCAGTTCCGTTCCGGAGCGATGGTGATCGCGCTCGCCGCGCTGGCCGCGGGACTGCTGGTCGGATGCTCGTCGTCCGACGACGGCGGCGACTCCGCAGCCACCGAGACGCCGAAGGCCGGTACGGGACCTCAGTTCGACCGGTGCGGCGGCCTCACCACCGACGGCGTCATCGAGATGTCGGGCATGCCGGGGCTGCAGCTCGTCATCGACAACACCTCCACCTGCGAGTGGCGGGCCGGTGCCGAACGCAACGGGTCGGTCTCGTTCAACTGGTACCGCGGTTCGCCGATCGGTCGCGAACGCGGAACCGAACAGCTGCAGCGCGACCGGTCCCAGGACTACTCGGTCGCGGGGAAGCCCGGGTTCATCGCGCACTCGGCCGGCATCTGCGAGACCGGCATCGCGTGGGACGCCGACTTCATCGAGATCTCCCTCGCGTCGCCGATCGCTCCCGGCCAGGGTGCGACGATCCCGGTGGACCGACTCTGCGACTCCGCGAAGCGGATCACCGAGAAGGTCGTGAACGGAGCACCGTCATGA
- a CDS encoding DUF3558 domain-containing protein translates to MTTIRTRIGAAMIAAVAAWTLASCTVDGQAVREGRAVGSDTGHVDTSKFDKLLAECEVLPASTIARTVGGTTAAPNFFGANCRWTIQPGTIDVTFNWFEWGDYNLEKETAKHLGFTTENIQVRSQSGFTQRDPKRPAVCGVTAKSQSGGIFTWWVERESAPQGDACAAPIKLMELILSGAN, encoded by the coding sequence ATGACCACGATCAGGACCCGGATCGGAGCCGCGATGATCGCGGCGGTCGCCGCGTGGACGCTCGCCTCCTGCACCGTGGACGGCCAGGCCGTTCGGGAGGGGCGCGCGGTCGGCTCGGACACCGGCCACGTCGACACCAGCAAGTTCGACAAACTGCTCGCCGAATGCGAGGTGCTCCCGGCGTCGACCATCGCCCGCACCGTGGGCGGCACGACCGCCGCACCCAACTTCTTCGGCGCCAACTGCCGGTGGACCATCCAGCCGGGAACGATCGACGTGACCTTCAACTGGTTCGAATGGGGCGACTACAACCTGGAGAAGGAGACCGCGAAGCATCTCGGCTTCACCACCGAGAACATTCAGGTGCGCAGTCAGTCGGGCTTCACCCAGCGGGACCCGAAGCGGCCCGCCGTGTGCGGAGTGACCGCGAAGTCGCAGTCGGGCGGCATCTTCACCTGGTGGGTGGAACGCGAGAGCGCCCCGCAGGGGGATGCGTGCGCCGCACCGATCAAGCTGATGGAGTTGATCCTCAGCGGGGCCAACTAG
- a CDS encoding acyl-[acyl-carrier-protein] thioesterase, with product MTAPQTYQPLGDRKVGAKFFTADYRVRTGDIDQDMRVRLDGLARYLQDVANDNIAVLPFAKTDPFWIIRRTVIDVLEPITWPSDFSVERWCGSLSTRWTNMRVRINATAETNEFNPEPRPNGVVETEAFWINMNADGMPSRISDLAMETLLPMTDEHRLRWKAMNPGKAPAPEELDLPDREHVLRITDFDPFKHLNNAAYFEAVEDELVDHADLLAGPHRAIIEYLRPIKPGTRVMVRRQRLDDVLLMWIMTPDDDGALEVAASVSVARIPA from the coding sequence ATGACAGCACCGCAGACCTACCAGCCGCTCGGCGATCGGAAGGTCGGTGCCAAGTTCTTCACGGCCGATTACCGTGTGCGCACCGGCGACATCGACCAGGACATGCGGGTGCGGCTCGACGGGCTGGCCCGGTATCTGCAGGACGTCGCGAACGACAACATCGCGGTCCTGCCCTTCGCGAAGACCGATCCGTTCTGGATCATCCGGCGCACCGTGATCGACGTCCTGGAGCCGATCACGTGGCCGTCGGACTTCAGCGTGGAACGCTGGTGCGGCTCGCTCTCGACCCGGTGGACCAACATGCGGGTCCGGATCAACGCCACCGCCGAGACCAACGAGTTCAATCCGGAGCCGCGGCCGAACGGCGTCGTCGAGACCGAGGCCTTCTGGATCAACATGAACGCCGACGGCATGCCGTCGCGGATCAGCGATCTCGCCATGGAGACGCTGCTGCCGATGACCGACGAGCACCGCCTGCGCTGGAAGGCGATGAACCCGGGCAAGGCTCCGGCCCCCGAGGAGCTGGACCTCCCCGACCGCGAGCACGTCTTGCGGATCACCGACTTCGACCCGTTCAAACACCTCAACAACGCCGCCTACTTCGAGGCCGTCGAAGACGAGCTGGTGGATCACGCCGACCTGCTCGCGGGTCCGCACCGCGCGATCATCGAGTACCTGCGTCCCATCAAGCCCGGGACCCGCGTCATGGTCCGACGGCAACGGCTCGACGACGTCCTGCTGATGTGGATCATGACCCCAGACGACGACGGCGCACTCGAGGTGGCGGCATCGGTGTCGGTGGCACGGATCCCGGCCTGA
- a CDS encoding flavodoxin domain-containing protein, with translation MAAVILYGTETGTGELVADAIADVLAADYDPSIYDMAEYAAEDLDTDDFLVVVCSTYGEGELPSSALPFADELDEEKPDLTGLRFAVFGMGDSVYDDTYNRGGEIMAEKLTGLGATQVGEHFRHDASSAIKPAKAAEEWAQALPALIDQA, from the coding sequence ATGGCAGCTGTCATCCTCTACGGCACCGAAACCGGCACCGGCGAGCTCGTGGCCGACGCGATCGCAGACGTGCTTGCGGCTGACTACGACCCGTCGATCTACGACATGGCCGAGTACGCCGCCGAGGACCTGGACACCGACGACTTCCTGGTCGTCGTCTGCTCCACCTACGGCGAGGGCGAGCTGCCGTCGAGCGCGCTTCCCTTCGCAGACGAGCTCGACGAGGAGAAGCCCGATCTGACCGGCCTCCGCTTCGCCGTCTTCGGCATGGGCGACTCCGTGTACGACGACACGTACAACCGCGGTGGCGAGATCATGGCCGAGAAGCTCACCGGACTCGGTGCGACCCAGGTCGGCGAGCACTTCCGGCACGACGCCTCGTCGGCGATCAAGCCCGCGAAGGCCGCCGAGGAGTGGGCGCAGGCGCTGCCCGCCCTGATCGATCAGGCCTGA